The following coding sequences are from one Kwoniella dendrophila CBS 6074 chromosome 8, complete sequence window:
- a CDS encoding pyruvate carboxylase translates to MTLDVCPENDIDQLSSQHNGSSTHQQIEAWVSHLGYDTSRPGTPSGNPSINPQTIHGLRKKQAGHSGPLKKVLVANRGEIAIRVFRTAHELAMSTVAIYSHEDRMNAHRYKSDESYLVGKGLAPVAAYLSQDDIVRIALEHEVDMIHPGYGFLSENAEFAKKVEDAGIAFIGPRPDTIDALGDKTKARTLAIKTGVPVVPGTPGPVESYDKAHDFIEKYGFPVIIKAAMGGGGRGMRVVRDQESFKESFERAVSEAKSAFGDGTVFIERFLDRPRHIEVQLLADGEGNCVHLFERDCSVQRRHQKVVEVAPAPHLDEDVRQAILSDALKLARGVNYRNAGTAEFLVDQQNRHYFIEINPRIQVEHTITEEITGIDIVAAQIQIAAGVTLEQLGLTQEHIHRRGFAIQCRITTEDPAAGFQPDTGKIEVYRSAGGNGVRLDASSGYAGAQITPHYDSLLVKCSVSGATFEVARRKMLRSLVEFRIRGVKTNIPFLIRLLTHQVFESGKTWTTFIDDTPELFKLVHSQNRAQKLLAYLGDLAVNGSSIKGQMGEPGLNTEAIIPQIRDNADSSKIVDTSVPCQNGWRNIIVNEGPEAFAKAIRNYKGCLIMDTTWRDAHQSLLATRMRTVDMANIAKETSHALQNAYSLECWGGATFDVAMRFLYEDPWDRLRTLRKLVPNIPLQALVRGANAVGYTSYPDNAIYDFSKKAVEAGLDIFRIFDSLNYLDNLKIGIDAAKKAGGVVEATICYSGDVANPKKTKYTLQYYLDLTDALVKEGIHVLGIKDMAGLLKPEAARLLIGSIRKAHPDLPIHVHSHDTAGIAAASMIACAHAGADVVDVAIDDLSGLTSQPAMGAVCGALEQTGLGTGISHENIQALNQYWSQIRKLYQCFEANVRASDSGVFDHEMPGGQYTNLQFQASQLGLGTQWLDIKKKYIEANQLCGDIIKVTPSSKTVGDFAQFMVSNNLTKEDVIEKAATLDFPASVIEFFQGYLGQPYGGFPEPLRSNIIRDKERIDQRPGLSMKPLDFKKIKGELREKFGQHITDYDIASYYMYPKVFEEYQGFVEKYGDLSVLPTRYFLGKPVVGEEMAISIEKGKILTIKLLAVGTLNEQKGTRECFFELNGETRAVVIEDTNAAIEHVSREKASSDPGSIGSPMSGVVIDVRVKEGQDVKAGDPLCVLSAMKMESVVSSPVSGKVKRVLVKENDSIAQGDLTVEITH, encoded by the exons ATGACTCTTGATGTTTGTCCCGAAAATGACATCGATCAACTCTCTTCTCAACACAATGGCTCATCTACTCATCAACAGATTGAAGCCTGGGTCAGCCACTTAGGCTATGATACCTCTAGACCTGGTACACCTTCCGGAAACCCTTCAATCAACCCGCAAAC CATCCATGGTTTGCGAAAGAAGCAAGCCGGACATTCAGGTCCATTAAAGAAAGTCCTCGTCGCCAACAGAGGTGAAATTGCTATTCGTGTATTCAGAACAGCACACGAATTGGCAATGTCAACAGTAGCCATTTACTCTCATGAAGATCGAATGAACGCACATAGATACAAATCAGACGAATCTTACTTGGTAGGAAAAGGTTTAGCTCCTGTTGCTGCTTATCTTTCTCAAGATGATATCGTTAGAATCGCTTTAGAACATGAAGTTGATATGATTCACCCTGG TTACGGTTTCCTTTCAGAAAACGCTGAATTCGCCAAGAAAGTCGAAGATGCAGGTATCGCCTTCATCGGTCCAAGACCAGACACTATCGACGCTTTGGGTGACAAAACCAAAGCTAGAACATTAGCTATCAAGACCGGTGTACCAGTCGTACCAGGTACACCAGGACCAGTAGAATCATACGACAAAGCTCATGATTTCATCGAAAAATACGGTTTCCCAGTAATTATCAAAGCTgctatgggtggtggtggacgAGGTATGAGAGTCGTCAGAGATCAAGAATCATTCAAAGAATCTTTTGAAAGAGCTGTCAGTGAAGCTAAATCCGCCTTTGGTGATGGTACTGTGTTCATCGAGC GATTCCTTGATCGACCCAGACATATCGAAGTTCAATTGCTTGCCGATGGTGAAGGCAACTGTGTCCACCTTTTCGAAAGAGATTGTTCCGTACAAAGACGACACCAAAAGGTTGTCGAAGTTGCCCCTGCTCCTCACCTTGATGAAGACGTTAGACAAGCTATTCTCAGTGACGCCCTCAAACTCGCTCGAGGTGTCAACTACCGAAATGCCGGTACAGCTGAATTCTTGGTCGATCAACAAAACCGACACTACTTTATCGAAATCAACCCTCGTATCCAAGTCGAGCACACTATTACCGAAGAAATCACCGGTATTGATATCGTAGCTGCTCAAATCCAAATTGCCGCTGGTGTTACACTTGAACAACTTGGTTTAACTCAAGAACACATCCACAGAAGAGGTTTCGCTATTCAATGTAGAATTACCACTGAAGACCCCGCTGCTGGTTTCCAACCTGATACCGGTAAAATTGAAGTATACCGATCGGCCGGTGGTAACGGTGTTCGATTAGATGCTTCTTCAGGTTACGCTGGTGCGCAAATCACCCCTCACTACGACTCTCTATTAGTCAAATGTTCAGTTAGTGGTGCTACTTTCGAAGTAGctagaagaaagatgttGAGATCTTTAGTCGAATTCAGAATCAGAGGTGTCAAGACCAACATCCCTTTCCTTATCCGATTACTTACTCATCAAGTTTTCGAATCTGGTAAAACCTGGACCACATTCATTGATGATACACCAGAACTATTCAAACTCGTTCACTCCCAAAACAGAGCCCAAAAACTCCTTGCCTATCTCGGTGACCTCGCCGTTAACGGTTCTTCTATCAAAGGTCAAATGGGTGAACCCGGTCTCAATACTGAAGCCATTATTCCTCAGATCAGAGATAATGCCGATTCTTCCAAGATCGTCGATACTTCCGTACCATGCCAAAACGGTTGGAGAAACATCATCGTCAACGAAGGTCCAGAAGCTTTCGCCAAAGCTATCAGAAACTACAAAGGTTGTCTTATCATGGATACCACTTGGAGAGATGCCCATCAATCTCTTTTAGCTACTCGAATGAGAACAGTCGATATGGCCAACATTGCCAAAGAAACTTCCCACGCTTTACAAAACGCCTACTCTCTCGAATGTTGGGGTGGTGCCACCTTCGATGTAGCCATGCGATTCTTATACGAAGATCCATGGGACAGACTTAGAACCCTCAGAAAATTAGTCCCCAATATTCCTCTTCAAGCTTTAGTACGAGGTGCCAATGCTGTTGGATACACTTCTTACCCAGATAACGCCATTTACGACTTCTCCAAGAAAGCTGTAGAAGCTGGTTTAGATATCTTTAGAATTTTCGATTCACTCAATTACCTTGACAACTTGAAGATCGGTATTGATGCTGCCAAAAAGGCTGGTGGTGTAGTCGAAGCCACCATCTGTTACTCAGGTGATGTCGCCAACCCTAAGAAAACCAAATATACCTTGCAATACTACCTCGACTTGACAGATGCTTTAgtcaaagaaggtattcaCGTTTTAGGTATTAAAGATATGGCTGGTCTCTTGAAGCCCGAAGCTGCCAGATTACTCATTGGTTCAATCAGAAAAGCCCACCCAGATTTACCTATCCACGTTCACTCTCACGACACGGCTGGTATCGCCGCCGCCAGTATGATCGCTTGTGCTCATGCTGGTGCcgatgttgttgatgttgcCATCGATGACCTCTCCGGTCTTACCTCTCAACCAGCCATGGGAGCTGTATGTGGTGCTCTTGAGCAAACCGGTCTTGGAACTGGTATTTCCCACGAAAACATTCAAGCTTTGAACCAGTATTGGTCCCAAATTAGAAAACTCTACCAATGTTTCGAAGCCAATGTGCGAGCTTCCGATTCCGGTGTATTCGACCACGAAATGCCCGGTGGTCAATACACTAACCTTCAATTCCAAGCATCTCAATTGGGTCTTGGTACACAGTGGTTagatatcaaaaagaaatatatcGAAGCCAACCAGCTGTGTGGTGATATCATCAAAGTAACACCATCATCCAAAACAGTTGGTGATTTTGCTCAATTCATGGTATCCAACAACttaacaaaagaagatgttaTCGAAAAAGCTGCTACACTCGATTTCCCAGCATCAGTCATTGAATTCTTCCAAGGTTACTTGGGTCAACCATACGGTGGATTCCCTGAGCCATTGAGATCAAACATTATCAGAGATAAAGAgagaattgatcaaagacCTGGATTATCAATGAAACCATTAGATTTCAAAAAAataaaaggtgaattaagagaaaaattcGGTCAACATATTACCGATTATGATATTGCAAGTTATTACATGTATCCTAAAGTATTTGAAGAATACCAAGGATTTGTTGAAAAATATGGTGATTTAAGTGTGTTACCAACAAGATATTTCTTAGGTAAACCAGTTGTTGGTGAAGAAATGGctatatcaattgaaaaaggtaaaattttGACAATAAAATTGTTAGCTGTTGGTACATTAAATGAACAAAAAGGTACAAGAGAATGTTTCTTCGAATTGAATGGTGAAACCAGAGCTGTCGTTATTGAGGACACAAACGCAGCAATTGAACATGtttcaagagaaaaagcaTCTTCTGATCCTGGATCAATTGGTTCACCAATGTCTGGTGTTGTCATTGACGTTAGAgttaaagaaggtcaagatgtCAAAGCTGGTGATCCATTATGTGTATTGAGTGCTATGAAG ATGGAATCAGTCGTTTCTTCACCTGTCTCAGGTAAAGTAAAGAGAGTATTGGTTAAAGAAAACGATTCTATAGCTCAAGGTGATTTGACTGTTGAAATTACCCATTAG